A single region of the Zootoca vivipara chromosome 2, rZooViv1.1, whole genome shotgun sequence genome encodes:
- the AGAP2 gene encoding arf-GAP with GTPase, ANK repeat and PH domain-containing protein 2 isoform X3: MNVQRQLTSAAIRTEAQRYEGVKVQLNKLFRLAELVGDPHLKSNIKTSLSIVREAVANSQEWTLGRSIPELRLGILGTMKSGKSALVHRYLTGSYLGLEPAEGGQFKKEVVVDGQSHLLLIREEAGPPDAKFANWADAVIFVFSLENEASFQDLTQYYGFLTNYRAASDMALALVGTQDKISASNPRVIEDSRARALCADMRRCLYYETCATYGLNVDRVFNEVAQKIVNMKKQQQLLASCKSLPSTPSHSAVSTPASNGGHTSDYSSSLPSTPNISHRELRGEATAIIGTPSSLHRGTKRRTSLFANRRGSDTEKRSLDSRGDNTGSGRAIPIKQSFLLKRSGNSLNKEWKKKYVTLSSNGLLFYHPSINDYIHSSHGKEMDLLRTTVKVPGKRPPRAISACGTSSSINGLVKDVSSVGVGDTSTCPSPGLLNPPVDPAIKLLGKPERLQRSVSSSKAEVAMAAEGLSSPGSGGKDPPPSPMVDRKKHRRKKLSTPSKTEGSAGQAEEEENFEFIIVSSTGQTWHFEASTIEERDSWVQAIESQILASLQCCESSKNKARMDSQSEAVAIQAIRNAKGNSLCVDCGALNPTWASLNLGALICIECSGIHRNLGTHLSRVRSLDLDDWPLELTLVLTSIGNETANSVWEKCTQGRRKPTCESSREERESWIRAKYEQRLFLAPLPSSELSLGFQLFQAVLDQDLGAVLLLLAHSSKDQINAPTGDKDRRSALHVACDLAHVVITQLLVWYGADVKACDATGHTALFYARQSGSQECTDILLQHGCPNEGYSSIATPGLRRKSSSASVGRTEARTALV; this comes from the exons AGGCCGTTGCAAACAGCCAAGAATGGACCCTTGGACGTTCCATTCCGGAGCTACGACTG GGTATTCTCGGAACCATGAAGAGTGGGAAATCTGCCCTCGTTCATCGTTACCTGACCGGCTCCTACTTGGGCTTGGAACCTGCAGAGG GGGGCCAGTTCAAGAAGGAAGTGGTGGTGGATGGGCAGAGCCACCTCCTGCTGATTCGAGAGGAAGCAGGACCTCCAGATGCCAAG TTTGCAAACTGGGCAGATGCTGTCATCTTTGTCTTCAGCCTGGAGAATGAGGCCAGTTTTCAAGATCTGACCCAGTACTACGGGTTCCTCACAAACTACCGCGCGGCCTCCGACATGGCTCTTGCGCTCGTGGGCACTCAGG atAAAATCAGTGCCAGCAACCCACGTGTGATTGAGGATTCCCGAGCCAGAGCTCTGTGCGCTGACATGCGCCGCTGCCTCTACTACGAGACATGTGCCACTTATGGACTCAATGTTGACCGGGTCTTCAATGAAG TTGCTCAGAAGATTGTGAATatgaagaaacagcagcagctcctGGCATCTTGTAAATCTTTGCCCAGCACCCCCAGCCATTCAGCCGTCTCCACGCCG GCAAGTAACGGTGGCCACACGAGCGACTACTCCTCATCCCTTCCTTCCACGCCCAACATCAGCCACCGGGAGCTGCGTGGGGAGGCCACGGCTATAATTGGCACACCCAGCTCCCTGCATCGTGGGACCAAACGTCGAACCAGCCTTTTTGcg AATCGCAGAGGGAGCGACACCGAGAAGCGGAGCCTGGACAGCAGAGGGGACAACACGGGAAGTGGCCGAGCCATACCCATCAAACAG AGTTTCCTGCTGAAACGAAGCGGCAATTCTCTGAACAAGGAGTGGAAGAAAAAATATGTGACTCTCTCCAGCAATGGGCTTCTCTTCTATCACCCCAGCATTAAC GACTATATCCATAGCAGCCACGGCAAAGAAATGGACCTGCTCCGCACCACCGTCAAGGTGCCCGGCAAACGCCCACCCAGAGCCATCTCTGCCTGTGGCACCTCCTCGAGCATCAACGGTTTGGTCAAAGACGTGAGCAGCGTAGGAGTCGGGGACACCAGCA cttGCCCCAGTCCAGGTCTGCTGAATCCTCCTGTCGACCCAGCGATCAAACTCTTGGGCAAACCTGAGCGCCTGCAGCGATCTGTGTCCTCTTCCAAGGCTG AGGTAGCCATGGCTGCAGAAGGGCTCTCCAGCCCGGGCAGCGGTGGCAAAGACCCACCTCCATCCCCTATGGTTGACAGAAAGAAGCACAGGAGGAAGAAGCTGTCAACTCCTTCAAAAACAGAGGGGTCTGCAGGGCAGGCAGAAG AGGAGGAGAACTTTGAGTTCATCATCGTCTCCAGTACAGGGCAGACATGGCATTTCGAAGCCAGCACCATTGAAGAGAGGGACTCCTGGGTCCAGGCCATCGAGAGCCAGATCTTGGCTAGCTTGCAGTGCTGCGAGAGTAGCAAGAACAAG GCTCGCATGGACAGCCAGAGTGAAGCAGTGGCAATCCAGGCCATCCGTAATGCCAAAGGCAATTCCTTATGTGTGGACTGTGGGGCCTTGA ACCCAACCTGGGCCAGCCTGAACTTGGGGGCGTTGATCTGCATTGAGTGCTCTGGCATCCACCGGAACCTTGGCACCCACCTCTCCCGGGTCCGCTCCCTTGACTTGGACGACTGGCCGCTGGAGCTCACGCTGGTTCTCACCTCCATTGGCAACGAAACGGCCAACAGCGTCTGGGAGAAATGCACGCAAGGACGCCGGAAACCCACTTGTGAGTCGTCACG GGAAGAGCGGGAGTCATGGATTCGAGCCAAATACGAGCAGCGGCTGTTCTTGGCACCACTGCCCTCCTCTGAACTTTCCCTCGGGTTCCAGCTCTTCCAGGCCGtgctggaccaggacctgggtgctgtgctgctgttgctggccCACAGCTCCAAGGATCAGATCAACGCCCCCACGGGCGACAAAGACCGGCGCTCGGCACTGCACGTGGCATGTGACCTGGCGCACGTGGTTATTACTCAGCTTCTGGTTTGG TACGGGGCTGACGTGAAGGCGTGCGATGCCACTGGGCACACTGCCCTCTTCTATGCCCGCCAATCAGGGAGCCAGGAATGCACTGACATCCTCTTGCAACACGGCTGCCCGAACGAAGGCTACAGCAGCATCGCCACCCCTGGCCTGCGCCGGAAGAGCAGCAGTGCCAGCGTGGGAAGGACCGAGGCCCGAACTGCCCTGGTGTAG
- the TMEM106C gene encoding transmembrane protein 106C isoform X1, protein MKGGGVASSRHRPLPHCDAAGCRSEAKRLPQMLRSRRTRWEPPPPKKPDAMGSLQSVGTSSYSSSRRQREEDNDLLDNKDREEDIARFPYVEFTGRDSITCPSCQGTGCIPTEQVNELVALIPYHDQRLKPQRTKLYVLVSVLLCLLVSGLVVFFLFPHSVLVDDNGIKVVTVWFDEKNSLVVLAITATLRIRNSNFYSVAVTSLASQVQYMNTVVGTRQINNVTRIQALSDQLVNFTVKAEMGGPSSYVYFFCTLPKIRVHNMVIFMRTSVKISYIGHITQSSLETHHYVDCGANITYTQGSSRPVPTPPTRVGVAQEKNSLSHLMYFSDPSSLVSTTV, encoded by the exons ATGAAAGGAGGGGGCGTGGCTTCCTCTCGGCACCGCCCCCTCCCTCATTGTGATGCTGCTGGGTGTCGTAGCGAAGCTAAGCGGCTTCCCCAGATGTTGAGGAGCCGCCG GACACGTtgggaaccccctccccccaaaaaacctgatgCAATGGGATCTTTGCAATCTGTTGGCACCAGCTCCTACTCCTCCAGTCGACGACAGAGAGAAGAGGACAACGATTTGCTAGACAACAAGGATCGGGAGGAAGACATTGCCAGGTTTCCATATGTTGAATTCACTGGGCGAGACagcatcacctgcccctcctgcCAAGGCACTGGCTGCATCCCAACAG AACAAGTCAACGAATTGGTAGCTCTAATACCATACCATGACCAGAGATTAAAACCTCAAAGGAC GAAACTCTATGTTTTGGTGTCGGTGTTGCTCTGCCTCCTGGTGTCAGGGCTGGTggtcttctttctctttcctcattCAGTCCTTGTGGATGACAATGGCATCAAAGTGGTTACGGTCTGGTTTGATGAGAAAAACTCCCTTGTGGTCCTTGCCATCACG GCCACTCTCCGGATCAGAAACTCCAATTTCTACTCGGTAGCAGTAACCAGCTTGGCCAGCCAGGTGCAGTACATGAATACTGTGGTTGGGACTCGGCAGATCAACAACGTCACCCGTATCCAGGCACTGAGTGACCAGCTG GTGAATTTCACAGTGAAGGCTGAAATGGGTGGACCATCTTCTTATGTATA TTTCTTTTGCACTTTACCCAAGATCAGAGTGCACAACATGGTGATTTTCATGAG GACTTCAGTGAAGATCTCCTACATTGGCCACATAACTCAGAGTTCCTTGGAGACGCATCATTATGTCGACTGTGGTGCGAATATCACCTATACCCAAGGCAGTTCTCGGCCTGTACCCACACCACCAACTAGGGTAGGTGTAGCTCAAGAGAAGAACAGTCTGAGTCACCTAATGTACTTCAGTGATCCTAGCAGCCTGGTTTCGACTACTGTATAA
- the TMEM106C gene encoding transmembrane protein 106C isoform X2, with protein sequence MGSLQSVGTSSYSSSRRQREEDNDLLDNKDREEDIARFPYVEFTGRDSITCPSCQGTGCIPTEQVNELVALIPYHDQRLKPQRTKLYVLVSVLLCLLVSGLVVFFLFPHSVLVDDNGIKVVTVWFDEKNSLVVLAITATLRIRNSNFYSVAVTSLASQVQYMNTVVGTRQINNVTRIQALSDQLVNFTVKAEMGGPSSYVYFFCTLPKIRVHNMVIFMRTSVKISYIGHITQSSLETHHYVDCGANITYTQGSSRPVPTPPTRVGVAQEKNSLSHLMYFSDPSSLVSTTV encoded by the exons ATGGGATCTTTGCAATCTGTTGGCACCAGCTCCTACTCCTCCAGTCGACGACAGAGAGAAGAGGACAACGATTTGCTAGACAACAAGGATCGGGAGGAAGACATTGCCAGGTTTCCATATGTTGAATTCACTGGGCGAGACagcatcacctgcccctcctgcCAAGGCACTGGCTGCATCCCAACAG AACAAGTCAACGAATTGGTAGCTCTAATACCATACCATGACCAGAGATTAAAACCTCAAAGGAC GAAACTCTATGTTTTGGTGTCGGTGTTGCTCTGCCTCCTGGTGTCAGGGCTGGTggtcttctttctctttcctcattCAGTCCTTGTGGATGACAATGGCATCAAAGTGGTTACGGTCTGGTTTGATGAGAAAAACTCCCTTGTGGTCCTTGCCATCACG GCCACTCTCCGGATCAGAAACTCCAATTTCTACTCGGTAGCAGTAACCAGCTTGGCCAGCCAGGTGCAGTACATGAATACTGTGGTTGGGACTCGGCAGATCAACAACGTCACCCGTATCCAGGCACTGAGTGACCAGCTG GTGAATTTCACAGTGAAGGCTGAAATGGGTGGACCATCTTCTTATGTATA TTTCTTTTGCACTTTACCCAAGATCAGAGTGCACAACATGGTGATTTTCATGAG GACTTCAGTGAAGATCTCCTACATTGGCCACATAACTCAGAGTTCCTTGGAGACGCATCATTATGTCGACTGTGGTGCGAATATCACCTATACCCAAGGCAGTTCTCGGCCTGTACCCACACCACCAACTAGGGTAGGTGTAGCTCAAGAGAAGAACAGTCTGAGTCACCTAATGTACTTCAGTGATCCTAGCAGCCTGGTTTCGACTACTGTATAA